From one Trifolium pratense cultivar HEN17-A07 linkage group LG1, ARS_RC_1.1, whole genome shotgun sequence genomic stretch:
- the LOC123902121 gene encoding uncharacterized protein LOC123902121, giving the protein MLRSLLVLLFVVFVYSHEESGPWSCESGSEIRVESEFQPGLITLDGHADDWKSIDGSHFSLLLALDPDAENEFNGGKMTVKSVHDGRDIYFLLQVDGDYVYSNGESNKCPSVALMYQIGDDASYHNMGGCEEHSTSCTNKTCKGHEVDIMHFSIGNAIPGRLYGGNPIDNRDGNGGDRFGHLVDLYAWNPHCRYLDGTGPSGSVNDSSAQNDWKGAWWHSSFTVHSGFVKDESPYAENGKKGTYFFEFSRPLRTMDHLQQDVQFTIGGSSKMSVAFWYPVDGQPWHGSGHYSVNCDWVPIDISQSSSLSGKSLDTASSSSWNVASAFSLILSVAALCVSVFVSYRVLHPKSVQFTPMENL; this is encoded by the exons atgCTTCGTAGCCTCTTAgttttattgtttgttgtttttgtttattcacACGAAGAGTCGGGCCCTTGGAGCTGCGAATCCGGGTCAGAGATCCGAGTTGAGTCTGAGTTTCAACCCGGTCTTATTACACTTGATGGTCACGCCGATGATTGGAAGAGCATTGATGGGTCCcacttctctcttcttcttGCTCTTGATCCTGATGCTGAAAATGAATTCAATGGTGGAAAAATGACCGTTAAG AGTGTGCATGATGGCCGTGATATTTACTTTTTGCTTCAAGTTGATGGTGATTATGTGTACTCTAATGG TGAAAGCAACAAATGTCCATCTGTTGCACTCATGTATCAAATTGGGGATGACGCCTCTTATCATAAT ATGGGTGGCTGTGAGGAACATTCAACCTCGTGCACAAATAAAACCTGCAAAGGTCATGAAGTTGACATTATGCACTTTTCGATTGGAAATGCTATTCCTGGACGGCTTTATGGCGGGAATCCCATTGACAATAGGGATGGAAACGGAGGTGACAG GTTTGGCCATTTGGTTGATCTCTATGCCTGGAATCCACACTGCAGATACTTGGATGGAACTGGTCCTTCGGGTTCTG TTAATGATTCTAGTGCACAGAATGACTGGAAAGGTGCTTGGTGGCATAGCAGCTTTACAGTTCACTCAG GTTTTGTAAAGGATGAGAGTCCTTATGCAGAAAATGGGAAAAAGGgcacatatttttttgaattctCCAGGCCTTTGAGGACTATGGATCATCTTCAACAG GATGTGCAATTCACCATTGGCGGATCAAGCAAAATGTCTGTGGCATTCTGGTATCCAGTAGATGGTCAGCCATGGCATGGCTCCGGACACTACTCTGTTAACTGTGATTGGGTTCCAATTGATATATCTCAGAGCAGTTCATTGAGTGGCAAGTCGCTGGATACAGCATCAAGTAGCTCATGGAATGTTGCAAGTGCATTTTCACTTATACTTTCAGTAGCAGCACTTTGTGTATCTGTGTTTGTGAGTTATAGGGTTTTACATCCCAAGAGTGTTCAGTTTACTCCTATGGAGAACCTTTAA